One window from the genome of Musa acuminata AAA Group cultivar baxijiao chromosome BXJ1-4, Cavendish_Baxijiao_AAA, whole genome shotgun sequence encodes:
- the LOC103980907 gene encoding uncharacterized protein LOC103980907, with translation MKEAIWCCISCILPCGALDVIRIVHANGRVEEISGTVSAGEIMQAYPKHVIRKPPSPSSSDGADIPKAVVLPPTAELQKGKIYFLVPVTSAAPEKARSQTPGTRRRKKKKEEAANVDVAATDKTRLLLSDQYLSEILSEKVSTQRERRRRRVGVWRPHLESISEVSNDL, from the coding sequence atgAAGGAGGCCATATGGTGTTGCATCTCCTGCATCCTGCCGTGCGGCGCGCTGGACGTGATCCGTATCGTGCACGCGAACGGGCGCGTCGAGGAGATCAGCGGCACCGTCAGCGCCGGTGAGATCATGCAGGCTTACCCCAAGCACGTAATCCGAAAGCCACCCTCACCGTCGTCGTCGGACGGCGCCGACATCCCCAAGGCCGTGGTGCTGCCTCCCACCGCCGAGCTGCAGAAGGGGAAGATATACTTCCTCGTACCGGTGACGTCCGCGGCGCCAGAGAAGGCCCGGTCGCAGACGCCCggaacgaggaggaggaagaagaagaaagaggaagcaGCGAATGTCGACGTGGCTGCGACGGACAAGACGAGGCTGCTTCTCAGCGACCAGTACTTGTCGGAGATCCTATCCGAGAAGGTGTCGACGCAGAGGGAGAGGCGGCGACGGAGAGTGGGAGTGTGGCGGCCACATCTGGAGAGCATCTCCGAGGTTTCCAATGATCTCTGA
- the LOC135582492 gene encoding U-box domain-containing protein 51-like isoform X2 encodes MELSGDSTQSEPGTSNAAWWASDLIENLNSVSLAPREETLTTGESASDVRLAVHSSQVASQILWSTGTFSGLIPNGFYSIIPDKKLKELFDTIPSPDELFSLGMEMSMADIILVDAERDKKLSMLKQLSAAMVKGIYANPALVIKKIAGLVFDFYKRPNSELSPAKASVDDISHLMDNKGIQLLGQIRQGSCRPRAILFKVLADAVGLESKLVVGLPSDGGVECIDSFKHMSVVVVLNSVELLVDLMRYPGQLIPFSTKAIFISHISAAGESDSAEYDSCDSPLEPNSPLYGLSDKVEAAGEPDIANAFWRRSSRKVAGGRTASSSPEHPVSRARGRSMLGGDRQLFREYADGVIISRSDGASTSDARRARRRSISFTPEIGDDIVRAVRAMNEALKQKRFLRDHDGEGSGSFSMNDKCRLNDPPSNDEASGRLSDTCSNFRKQTGSTQKAISLPSSPHEYRGQTLKRSGDFLRTEVMESNWNKLLQTSPFLNKPLLPFDEWNIEFSELTVGTRVGIGFFGEVFRGIWNGTDVAIKVFLEQDLTTENVEDFCNEISILSRLRHPNVILFLGACVKPPHLSLVTEYMEMGSLYYLIHTSGQKRRLSWRKRLKMLRDICRGLMCIHRMKIVHRDLKSANCLVDKHWTVKICDFGLSRVMKDGPMRDNSSAGTPEWMAPELIRNESFTEKCDIFSLGVIMWELCTLNRPWEGIPPVQVVYAVANEGKRLDIPEGPLGSLISDCWAEPNERPSCQEILTRLLDCEYSLC; translated from the exons ATGGAGTTGTCAGGTGATTCAACACAATCTGAACCAGGAACTTCTAATGCTGCTTGGTGGGCTTCAGATCTTATAGAAAATTTAAATTCTGTTTCTTTGGCCCCACGAGAAGAAACTTTGACTACTGGAGAATCTGCAAGTGATGTGAGGCTAGCTGTACACTCATCTCAGGTTGCTTCTCAAATATTGTGGTCCACTGGAACCTTTTCAGGATTGATACCTAATGGCTTCTATTCTATCATTCCG GATAAGAAACTCAAGGAGCTATTTGACACTATTCCATCTCCTGATGAGCTTTTCTCTCTTGGAATGGAAATGTCCATGGCTGACATAATTCTTGTAGATGCAGAAAGGGACAAGAAACTCTCCATGCTGAAGCAATTAAGTGCTGCCATGGTGAAAGGAATATATGCGAACCCTGCTTTAGTAATAAAAAAGATTGCTGGTTTG GTCTTTGACTTCTATAAGCGTCCAAATTCAGAGCTGAGTCCTGCAAAAGCTTCTGTAGATGATATTTCTCATTTGATGGATAATAAAGGTATCCAACTTCTAGGGCAGATTAGGCAGGGATCATGCCGGCCTCGCGCAATTTTGTTTAAAGTTTTGGCAGATGCTGTTGGTCTTGAGAGCAAACTTGTGGTG GGTCTTCCTAGTGATGGTGGTGTCGAATGCATAGACTCATTCAAGCATATGTCTGTGGTAGTTGTGCTGAATTCTGTGGAGCTGCTTGTCGATCTTATGCGCTATCCTGGACAGTTAATTCCATTTTCAACCAAGGCGATCTTTATATCCCATATTTCTGCAGCAGGGGAGAGTGACTCTGCTGAGTATGACTCTTGTGATTCTCCCCTTGAACCCAATAGTCCATTATATGGGCTCTCTGACAAAGTGGAGGCTGCAGG TGAACCAGACATTGCAAATGCTTTCTGGAGGCGCAGTAGCAGAAAAGTTGCTGGTGGACGTACTGCTAGTTCAAG TCCAGAACATCCTGTATCTAGAGCACGAGGGCGGTCCATGCTTGGTGGTGATAGGCAGTTGTTTAGAGAATATGCAGATGGCGTGATCATTTCAAG GTCAGATGGTGCTTCAACATCTGATGCTCGTAGGGCGCGAAGAAGAAGCATTAGCTTTACCCCGGAAATTGGTGACGATATTGTGAG GGCTGTACGAGCAATGAATGAAGCACTAAAACAAAAGCGTTTCTTAAGGGATCATGATGGTGAAGGTTCAGGCTCATTCTCTATGAATGATAAATGCAGGTTGAATGATCCACCAAGTAAT GATGAAGCATCTGGCAGACTTTCTGATACATGTAGTAATTTCCGAAAGCAGACGGGTTCAACTCAGAAGGCTATATCATTGCCCTCATCTCCTCATGAATATAGGGGCCAGACATTAAAGAGAAGTGGGGACTTTCTAAGAACAGAAGTCATGGAGTCAAATTGGAACAAACTTTTGCAGACATCTCCCTTTTTGAATAAGCCTTTATTACCTTTTGATGAATGGAACATTGAATTCTCAGAGTTAACTGTTGGAACACGTGTTGGAATAG GATTCTTTGGGGAAGTTTTTCGTGGCATATGGAATGGTACTGATGTTGCAATAAAAGTTTTTCTGGAACAAGATCTGACAACTGAGAATGTTGAAGATTTTTGCAACGAGATATCTATACTGAG ccGCCTCCGGCATCCGAATG TTATATTGTTTCTTGGTGCATGTGTGAAGCCGCCACACCTGTCATTGGTTACAGAATACATGGAGATGGGATCTTTATATTATCTTATACATACTAGTGGCCAGAAAAGGAGGCTAAGTTGGCGTAAGAGGTTAAAAATGCTTCGTGATATTTGCAG GGGGTTGATGTGCATACATCGCATGAAAATAGTCCATCGTGACCTAAAAAGTGCAAATTGCCTTGTGGATAAACACTGGACAGTCAAGATATGTGATTTCGGACTTTCAAGGGTGATGAAAGATGGTCCAATGAGAGATAACTCATCTGCGGGAACCCCAGAATGGATGGCTCCTGAACTCATACGCAATGAATCATTTACAGAGAAATGCGACATTTTTAGCCTTGGAGTTATAATGTGGGAGCTTTGCACTCTCAATAGGCCATGGGAAGGCATACCACCAGTTCAG GTGGTATATGCAGTTGCTAATGAAGGTAAAAGGCTAGACATACCAGAAGGCCCTCTTGGCAGCCTAATTTCAG ATTGTTGGGCAGAACCCAATGAGCGACCAAGCTGTCAGGAAATCCTCACTCGCCTCCTCGATTGTGAATATTCTCTCTGCTGA
- the LOC135582492 gene encoding uncharacterized protein LOC135582492 isoform X1 — protein MELSGDSTQSEPGTSNAAWWASDLIENLNSVSLAPREETLTTGESASDVRLAVHSSQVASQILWSTGTFSGLIPNGFYSIIPDKKLKELFDTIPSPDELFSLGMEMSMADIILVDAERDKKLSMLKQLSAAMVKGIYANPALVIKKIAGLVFDFYKRPNSELSPAKASVDDISHLMDNKGIQLLGQIRQGSCRPRAILFKVLADAVGLESKLVVGLPSDGGVECIDSFKHMSVVVVLNSVELLVDLMRYPGQLIPFSTKAIFISHISAAGESDSAEYDSCDSPLEPNSPLYGLSDKVEAAGSEHYENLQSSYQRRVDISSSLLDHSLRRVMLRSTTFAEGNLSEPDIANAFWRRSSRKVAGGRTASSSPEHPVSRARGRSMLGGDRQLFREYADGVIISRSDGASTSDARRARRRSISFTPEIGDDIVRAVRAMNEALKQKRFLRDHDGEGSGSFSMNDKCRLNDPPSNDEASGRLSDTCSNFRKQTGSTQKAISLPSSPHEYRGQTLKRSGDFLRTEVMESNWNKLLQTSPFLNKPLLPFDEWNIEFSELTVGTRVGIGFFGEVFRGIWNGTDVAIKVFLEQDLTTENVEDFCNEISILSRLRHPNVILFLGACVKPPHLSLVTEYMEMGSLYYLIHTSGQKRRLSWRKRLKMLRDICRGLMCIHRMKIVHRDLKSANCLVDKHWTVKICDFGLSRVMKDGPMRDNSSAGTPEWMAPELIRNESFTEKCDIFSLGVIMWELCTLNRPWEGIPPVQVVYAVANEGKRLDIPEGPLGSLISDCWAEPNERPSCQEILTRLLDCEYSLC, from the exons ATGGAGTTGTCAGGTGATTCAACACAATCTGAACCAGGAACTTCTAATGCTGCTTGGTGGGCTTCAGATCTTATAGAAAATTTAAATTCTGTTTCTTTGGCCCCACGAGAAGAAACTTTGACTACTGGAGAATCTGCAAGTGATGTGAGGCTAGCTGTACACTCATCTCAGGTTGCTTCTCAAATATTGTGGTCCACTGGAACCTTTTCAGGATTGATACCTAATGGCTTCTATTCTATCATTCCG GATAAGAAACTCAAGGAGCTATTTGACACTATTCCATCTCCTGATGAGCTTTTCTCTCTTGGAATGGAAATGTCCATGGCTGACATAATTCTTGTAGATGCAGAAAGGGACAAGAAACTCTCCATGCTGAAGCAATTAAGTGCTGCCATGGTGAAAGGAATATATGCGAACCCTGCTTTAGTAATAAAAAAGATTGCTGGTTTG GTCTTTGACTTCTATAAGCGTCCAAATTCAGAGCTGAGTCCTGCAAAAGCTTCTGTAGATGATATTTCTCATTTGATGGATAATAAAGGTATCCAACTTCTAGGGCAGATTAGGCAGGGATCATGCCGGCCTCGCGCAATTTTGTTTAAAGTTTTGGCAGATGCTGTTGGTCTTGAGAGCAAACTTGTGGTG GGTCTTCCTAGTGATGGTGGTGTCGAATGCATAGACTCATTCAAGCATATGTCTGTGGTAGTTGTGCTGAATTCTGTGGAGCTGCTTGTCGATCTTATGCGCTATCCTGGACAGTTAATTCCATTTTCAACCAAGGCGATCTTTATATCCCATATTTCTGCAGCAGGGGAGAGTGACTCTGCTGAGTATGACTCTTGTGATTCTCCCCTTGAACCCAATAGTCCATTATATGGGCTCTCTGACAAAGTGGAGGCTGCAGG TTCAGAGCACTATGAAAATCTCCAATCTTCATATCAGCGTAGAGTTGACATATCGTCTAGTCTACTTGATCACTCATTGCGCAGGGTTATGCTGAGATCAACAACTTTTGCAGAGGGAAATTTAAG TGAACCAGACATTGCAAATGCTTTCTGGAGGCGCAGTAGCAGAAAAGTTGCTGGTGGACGTACTGCTAGTTCAAG TCCAGAACATCCTGTATCTAGAGCACGAGGGCGGTCCATGCTTGGTGGTGATAGGCAGTTGTTTAGAGAATATGCAGATGGCGTGATCATTTCAAG GTCAGATGGTGCTTCAACATCTGATGCTCGTAGGGCGCGAAGAAGAAGCATTAGCTTTACCCCGGAAATTGGTGACGATATTGTGAG GGCTGTACGAGCAATGAATGAAGCACTAAAACAAAAGCGTTTCTTAAGGGATCATGATGGTGAAGGTTCAGGCTCATTCTCTATGAATGATAAATGCAGGTTGAATGATCCACCAAGTAAT GATGAAGCATCTGGCAGACTTTCTGATACATGTAGTAATTTCCGAAAGCAGACGGGTTCAACTCAGAAGGCTATATCATTGCCCTCATCTCCTCATGAATATAGGGGCCAGACATTAAAGAGAAGTGGGGACTTTCTAAGAACAGAAGTCATGGAGTCAAATTGGAACAAACTTTTGCAGACATCTCCCTTTTTGAATAAGCCTTTATTACCTTTTGATGAATGGAACATTGAATTCTCAGAGTTAACTGTTGGAACACGTGTTGGAATAG GATTCTTTGGGGAAGTTTTTCGTGGCATATGGAATGGTACTGATGTTGCAATAAAAGTTTTTCTGGAACAAGATCTGACAACTGAGAATGTTGAAGATTTTTGCAACGAGATATCTATACTGAG ccGCCTCCGGCATCCGAATG TTATATTGTTTCTTGGTGCATGTGTGAAGCCGCCACACCTGTCATTGGTTACAGAATACATGGAGATGGGATCTTTATATTATCTTATACATACTAGTGGCCAGAAAAGGAGGCTAAGTTGGCGTAAGAGGTTAAAAATGCTTCGTGATATTTGCAG GGGGTTGATGTGCATACATCGCATGAAAATAGTCCATCGTGACCTAAAAAGTGCAAATTGCCTTGTGGATAAACACTGGACAGTCAAGATATGTGATTTCGGACTTTCAAGGGTGATGAAAGATGGTCCAATGAGAGATAACTCATCTGCGGGAACCCCAGAATGGATGGCTCCTGAACTCATACGCAATGAATCATTTACAGAGAAATGCGACATTTTTAGCCTTGGAGTTATAATGTGGGAGCTTTGCACTCTCAATAGGCCATGGGAAGGCATACCACCAGTTCAG GTGGTATATGCAGTTGCTAATGAAGGTAAAAGGCTAGACATACCAGAAGGCCCTCTTGGCAGCCTAATTTCAG ATTGTTGGGCAGAACCCAATGAGCGACCAAGCTGTCAGGAAATCCTCACTCGCCTCCTCGATTGTGAATATTCTCTCTGCTGA